A segment of the Quadrisphaera setariae genome:
TGAGAACGATCTACACCACTACAGGGGACGTGACCTGGACTGGAGGCGGTACGCCCTAAACGCCGGCCTGACAGCCGCGCAGGGTCGGAATACCGACGAGGCAATCGGAGGGCAGTCGGCTGGTCTCGGCGTCGCACCGCGCAGGCGTCGTTGACGCTGAAGTGGGGTGTTTGTCGTGGCCGAGTTCCTGCTCACTCGCGAGGTGGCGGAGATGTTGAGGACCCCCGAGTCCACAGTGCGCTACTGGCGGCACATCGGGGCGGGTCCGTTGTGGATCAAAGTCGGCCGCCGAGTGATCTACCGTCGCGACGACGTGCTCACATGGTTGGTGGATCGCCGATCGAGTGACGCCGCTCAGCGCGTCCGCTCGTCATCCTGAGGCGCCAAAGGGGCCATAGTCTTCCTACCGCAGGGGTCGCCGACCACGTTGGACGCGCGGCGGACGACTAGCGGAACACCCACCCCTGCGCCTTGACGAAGCCGATCAGGTTCATGTGGGGGATGCCCATGGCCCTGCAGACGTCGGGGATGCGCGGCCTCTCGATGTTCCCAGTGGCCGTCTCCTCCGTGACCACCACACCGTTGCGGGCGTGGGCCAGTGC
Coding sequences within it:
- a CDS encoding helix-turn-helix domain-containing protein; this translates as MAEMLRTPESTVRYWRHIGAGPLWIKVGRRVIYRRDDVLTWLVDRRSSDAAQRVRSSS